In Papaver somniferum cultivar HN1 chromosome 1, ASM357369v1, whole genome shotgun sequence, a genomic segment contains:
- the LOC113359967 gene encoding pentatricopeptide repeat-containing protein At1g12300, mitochondrial-like has product MKMKLGATLLQLHCTRGNHSFLHLHHIIVRSYYGSRGSVTQLESFVRDECKSGRIKKLDDGLKYFDQLILESPLPSSGTFNHVFGSLTKIKCYSDVIMLYKKLILLGVKPDIYTLSILINCYCQLGQLNHGFCLVGEIIKRGYHPSVVTFTTLIKGLCIKGEIESAFQLFAKMTHTGIHPTAFTCDTLIHGLCRIGEVGRALQLKNNMVKWNCRPDVVSYSAIIDTLCKGGLVDQALVLFSEMHSDSNVAD; this is encoded by the exons atgaaaatgaaattgggtGCAACACTGCTGCAGCTTCATTGTACAAGAGGTAATCATTCATTTCTGCATCTGCATCATATAATTGTGAGAAGTTATTATGGTTCAAGAGGAAGTGTAACACAACTCGAGAGTTTTGTAAGGGATGAGTGTAAATCTGGAAGGATTAAAAAGCTTGATGATGGATTGAAATACTTTGATCAATTGATTCTGGAAAGTCCATTACCATCTAGTGGTACATTTAATCATGTATTTGGATCATTAACGAAGATTAAATGCTATTCAGATGTTATTATGTTGTATAAGAAGCTGATTTTGCTTGGGGTAAAACCAGATATTTATACACTCAGCATTTTGATTAATTGTTACTGTCAATTAGGCCAACTGAATCATGGGTTTTGTTTGGTTGGAGAGATTATAAAGAGAGGTTATCATCCTTCTGTTGTCACTTTCACTACACTGATTAAAGGCTTGTGTATCAAAGGTGAGATTGAATCAGCCTTTCAACTGTTTGCTAAAATGACTCACACAGGTATTCATCCTACTGCCTTTACGTGTGATACTCTTATACATGGGCTCTGTAGAATTGGTGAAGTGGGTCGTGCTCTTCAGCTTAAAAACAACATGGTGAAATGGAACTGCAGACCTGATGTTGTTTCATATTCTGCCATTATAGATACTCTTTGTAAAGGAGGTCTAGTTGATCAAGCTTTGGTTCTCTTCTCCGAAATGCACAGTGATTCAAATGTG GCCGATTGA
- the LOC113315703 gene encoding probable glucuronosyltransferase GUT1 isoform X2 gives MASSNKTRNNFSSNNHPVCTRTNQILALILITTTFFLTRTFNQYCPNNYSSSFINKSSSQDLYFINNGWPNRGFGNQLSLKIYVYEENEIDGLKELMYGRDGQITVDSCLKGQWGTQVKMHQMLLKSRFRTLKKEEADLFFVPTYVKCVRMMGGLTDKEINSTYVKVLSQMPYFRLSGGRDHIFVFPSGAGAHIFRSWPKFLNRSIILTPEGDRTDKRDTSAFNTWKDIIIPGNVDDSMTRYGASLVEPLPLSKRKFLANFLGRVQGKVGRVELVELAKNFPKLKLSGSEKLGRKEYFEHLRNAKFCLAPRGESSWTLRFYESFFVECVPVILSDQVELPFQDVVDYSQISIKWPSTHIGPQLLDYLESIPDKEIDAMIARGRQVRCLYAYAPETEPCSAFVGILWELQRKVRQFHQSAETFWFHNGSIINRNLVQFHKWKPPMPLP, from the exons ATGGCAAGTTCAAATAAAACTAGAAACAACTTTTCATCAAATAATCATCCAGTATGTACAAGAACAAATCAAATCCTTGCTTTAATTCTCATTACAACTACATTTTTTCTTACAAGAACCTTTAATCAATATTGCCCTAACAATTACTCCTcctctttcatcaacaaatcatcatCACAAGATCTTTATTTCATTAACAATGGTTGGCCTAATAGAGGTTTTGGGAATCAACTTTCTTTAAAGATCTATGTTTATGAAGAAAATGAAATTGATGGTCTTAAAGAGTTGATGTATGGCAGAGATGGTCAAATTACAGTAGATTCTTGCTTGAAAGGCCAATGGGGAACTCAG GTTAAAATGCATCAAATGCTCCTTAAGTCGAGGTTTCGTACATTGAAGAAAGAGGAAGCAGATTTGTTCTTCGTTCCGACTTATGTCAAGTGTGTTCGGATGATGGGTGGTCTGACTGATAAGGAAATAAACTCAACATATGTGAAG GTTTTAAGTCAAATGCCATATTTTCGATTATCAGGTGGGCGCGACCACATATTTGTTTTCCCCAG TGGTGCTGGAGCTCACATTTTCCGTTCTTGGCCGAAATTCTTAAATCGATCCATCATTCTTACTCCCGAG GGGGATCGCACGGATAAGAGAGACACCAGTGCTTTTAATACATGGAAAGATATTATTATCCCTGGAAATGTTGATGATAGTATGACAAGATATGGAGCTAGCTTAGTCGAACCTCTGCCCTTATCAAAGAGGAAATTTTTGGCGAACTTCCTAGGTCGAGTTCAAGGAAAAGTTGGCCGTGTTGAACTGGTCGAGCTTGCAAAGAATTTCCCAA AGTTGAAGTTAAGTGGCTCTGAGAAACTCGGTCGTAAAGAGTACTTTGAGCACTTGAGGAATGCGAAGTTCTGCCTAGCCCCACGTGGGGAATCATCATGGACTCTTCGGTTTTACGAATCTTTCTTTGTG GAATGTGTCCCTGTGATCTTATCAGACCAGGTAGAACTGCCTTTCCAGGATGTTGTTGATTACAGCCAGATATCAATCAAGTGGCCGTCTACACATATTGGTCCGCAACTCCTAGACTACCTAGAATCAATTCCAG ATAAAGAGATAGATGCCATGATTGCCCGTGGTAGACAGGTTAGGTGCCTATATGCTTATGCTCCAGAAACAGAACCATGTTCAGCATTTGTTGGGATCTTGTGGGAACTTCAAAGAAAAGTGAGACAGTTTCACCAATCCGCAGAAACATTTTGGTTCCACAATGGGTCCATCATAAACAGAAACTTGGTGCAGTTTCATAAGTGGAAACCTCCCATGCCTTTGCCATAA
- the LOC113315703 gene encoding probable glucuronosyltransferase GUT1 isoform X1, whose protein sequence is MASSNKTRNNFSSNNHPVCTRTNQILALILITTTFFLTRTFNQYCPNNYSSSFINKSSSQDLYFINNGWPNRGFGNQLSLKIYVYEENEIDGLKELMYGRDGQITVDSCLKGQWGTQVKMHQMLLKSRFRTLKKEEADLFFVPTYVKCVRMMGGLTDKEINSTYVKVLSQMPYFRLSGGRDHIFVFPSGAGAHIFRSWPKFLNRSIILTPEGDRTDKRDTSAFNTWKDIIIPGNVDDSMTRYGASLVEPLPLSKRKFLANFLGRVQGKVGRVELVELAKNFPSKLESPELKLSGSEKLGRKEYFEHLRNAKFCLAPRGESSWTLRFYESFFVECVPVILSDQVELPFQDVVDYSQISIKWPSTHIGPQLLDYLESIPDKEIDAMIARGRQVRCLYAYAPETEPCSAFVGILWELQRKVRQFHQSAETFWFHNGSIINRNLVQFHKWKPPMPLP, encoded by the exons ATGGCAAGTTCAAATAAAACTAGAAACAACTTTTCATCAAATAATCATCCAGTATGTACAAGAACAAATCAAATCCTTGCTTTAATTCTCATTACAACTACATTTTTTCTTACAAGAACCTTTAATCAATATTGCCCTAACAATTACTCCTcctctttcatcaacaaatcatcatCACAAGATCTTTATTTCATTAACAATGGTTGGCCTAATAGAGGTTTTGGGAATCAACTTTCTTTAAAGATCTATGTTTATGAAGAAAATGAAATTGATGGTCTTAAAGAGTTGATGTATGGCAGAGATGGTCAAATTACAGTAGATTCTTGCTTGAAAGGCCAATGGGGAACTCAG GTTAAAATGCATCAAATGCTCCTTAAGTCGAGGTTTCGTACATTGAAGAAAGAGGAAGCAGATTTGTTCTTCGTTCCGACTTATGTCAAGTGTGTTCGGATGATGGGTGGTCTGACTGATAAGGAAATAAACTCAACATATGTGAAG GTTTTAAGTCAAATGCCATATTTTCGATTATCAGGTGGGCGCGACCACATATTTGTTTTCCCCAG TGGTGCTGGAGCTCACATTTTCCGTTCTTGGCCGAAATTCTTAAATCGATCCATCATTCTTACTCCCGAG GGGGATCGCACGGATAAGAGAGACACCAGTGCTTTTAATACATGGAAAGATATTATTATCCCTGGAAATGTTGATGATAGTATGACAAGATATGGAGCTAGCTTAGTCGAACCTCTGCCCTTATCAAAGAGGAAATTTTTGGCGAACTTCCTAGGTCGAGTTCAAGGAAAAGTTGGCCGTGTTGAACTGGTCGAGCTTGCAAAGAATTTCCCAAGTAAG TTGGAATCTCCAGAGTTGAAGTTAAGTGGCTCTGAGAAACTCGGTCGTAAAGAGTACTTTGAGCACTTGAGGAATGCGAAGTTCTGCCTAGCCCCACGTGGGGAATCATCATGGACTCTTCGGTTTTACGAATCTTTCTTTGTG GAATGTGTCCCTGTGATCTTATCAGACCAGGTAGAACTGCCTTTCCAGGATGTTGTTGATTACAGCCAGATATCAATCAAGTGGCCGTCTACACATATTGGTCCGCAACTCCTAGACTACCTAGAATCAATTCCAG ATAAAGAGATAGATGCCATGATTGCCCGTGGTAGACAGGTTAGGTGCCTATATGCTTATGCTCCAGAAACAGAACCATGTTCAGCATTTGTTGGGATCTTGTGGGAACTTCAAAGAAAAGTGAGACAGTTTCACCAATCCGCAGAAACATTTTGGTTCCACAATGGGTCCATCATAAACAGAAACTTGGTGCAGTTTCATAAGTGGAAACCTCCCATGCCTTTGCCATAA